The DNA window AAATGCGATGTCACCAACTTTTGCTGCGTCACCATCTTTAAGAAAAGTTTCAACTTTTAAGTTTTTATCAAATGCTTTGAAGATAATTTCTGCCAATTCTACTCCGGCCAGAATACAGTTCTGTTTTACTAAAAGCTTAGCACTTTGTTCCAAATCCTTTGGAATAGTGGAAAGGGTAGAGTGGTCCCCATCCTGGATATCTTCTTCTAAGGCATTATTTATAAAAGTTTTTAATGCTTTATCGGTTACGTATGCTGGTCTTTTCATTGTATATGCTTTTAGGCTAGGTCTTTATTATAAAATGCGCCCTTATTCTCCGTCATCTCCATAGATTGGGTAATGATAAGGTGTGCGACGGTGGTCAGGTTTCTTAATTCTGATAATTGAGGTGATAAAATGGAATAGTGGTAGATTTCATCAACAGCTGCAGCAATTTCCTGGTGTTTTTGCAGTGCCATCGCCAAACGTTTATTGCTTCTTACGATACCTACCAGATCACTCATCATTTCCTGAAGTTGTTTTCTAAGATAGCTGACGATTACCATTTCATCCATGATTTTCATTCCTTCCTCATTCCATTCCGGAACCGCTTTCAGGTCATCAAAATTGAAATTATTTTCATTTAATAAGGCTACCGTTTTCATGGCTGCATTGTGTCCGAAAACCAATCCTTCAAGCAAAGAATTCGAAGCCAGTCGGTTAGCGCCGTGTAATCCTGAATTGGTACATTCTCCCACAGCAAATAGATTCCTGATAGAAGATTGTCCGTCTCTGTCTACCTCAATACCCCCCATTAAATAATGGCAGGCAGGAACAACAGGGATCAATTGAGTAAATGGATCAATTCCCTCGTCTTTACATTTTTTATAAATATTGGGGAAGTGTTCCAGAAACTTATCCTGATTCATTTCACGGCAATCCAATCCCACATATTCATCTCCGGAAATTTTCATTTCATTGTCAATGGCTCTGGCAACGATATCTCTTGAAGCCAGTTCTTCACGCTCATCGTATTTCTGCATGAATTTTTCGCCTCTCTTAGTTCTCAGTTTTGCCCCGTCTCCTCTTACTGCTTCGGAAATAAGGAACAGCATGCCGTCAATCTTATTATATAAAGCGGTAGGGTGGAATTGGTAATACTGCATGTTGGAAACCTTTCCCTTTGCTCTTGCTACAAAAGCGATTCCGTCTCCGGTGGCAATGGTCGGGTTAGTCGTATTTTTATAGACATGGCCGGCTCCTCCTGTAGCAGCCAATGTTATTTTGGAAGTGATTTTCTTAATCGTTTTGGATTTTTCATCCAGAATATAAGCTCCATAGCAATTGATAGCTCCTTCATTAAGTTCTTTTCCCGGAATATGGTGCTGGGTAATAATATCAATCACATAATGATGATCCAGGATCTCAATATTGGGACTGTTTTTAGCGGTTTCCAGTAAAGCTCTTTCAATCTCAAAACCGGTGATATCTTTATGGTGGACGATTCTGTTTTCAGTGTGGCCTCCTTCTCTCCCCAAGGCGAACTTCCCGTTTTTCATATCAAACTGAGCGCCCCATTCTACAATTTCATTGAATCTTGATGGAGCCTCTTTTACAACCATTTCTACCACATCACGTTTGTTCTCGCCATCACCGGCACGCATGGTGTCTTCAATATGTTTTTCAAAATTATCATTTTGAAAATCTGTAACTACCGCGAGACCACCTTGTGCATACTTGGTATTGCTTTCGTCTTCATCAGATTTGGTTACAATGATGATTTTGGCATCTGGGAGCTGTTCAGAAACTTTAATGGCATAGGAAAGTCCGGAAATGCCGGAACCGATTACTAATACATCCGCTTTTATCATATGCTTACTTTAGGTACAATCGTTTAAATATTAAATAAATTTAAACAATTTTTCGTTTGGTTTTCTTACTTTTTTCATGTGCTGGAAATCATCTTCTGCAGAACGGTAGCCTAAAGCGAGGGTAACGGTTACTTTTTCTGTTTCCGGATTTATATTTAGAATTTCTTCAATTAAATCCTGTCGGAAGCCTTCCATAGGGCAAGAGTCAATATTTTCAATTGCAGCGGCATACATAAGATTTGCCAATACAATATAAGACTGTTTTTCTGCCCAGTTGAAGATCTCATCCTGTGTTTTCTGATTGATATGCTGGCTGATACTGTTTTTAAACGGATCAAGATTCTCTAAAGGAGTTTCTCTCACTTCCGAAATATGGCTGAAATATCCCCGGATATAATTCTCTTCAATTGTCTTCTTTGAAATAATAACAATAAGATGAGAACAAGTGGAAATTTGTGATGGATTATAAAAAGCCGGAATCAACTTCTGCCTCATTTCCTCACTCTCAACAACGACAATTTTATAAGGCTGTAATCCAAGGGAACTGGCAGACAGCTTTCCTGACTCAAGAATGTTGTGTAAAGTCTCCTGAGGAATGATTTGATTATTAAATTTTTTCACAGAATATCTTCTGCTTAAAGCTTCCAAATAATTCATAAGGCAAATTTAAGAATTGAATATGAATAAAGAGTCTTTAAAATGAAATATATCCTTTTAATTCAAACAAAAAATCACTCCGGCTGGCGGAGTGATTCTATAATGATAAATGAAATAAGATTATTCTCTGTTTTTAACAAGGATCCAACCGGAGAACTTTATTGGAGTGTTTGTTTTGTTATTTTCATTCCATGTGACAGAATACCAGTAGCTGCCGGTAGGAACTCTTCTTCCGTTGGCGGTTCCGTTCCACTTGTATCCGTTTGTTCTGTCTGCTCTGAAAAGCTGAACTCCGTAGCGGTCATAAATGTTGATTTCAAGATCTCTTTTATTGGCTAAAGCAGAGTAATCAATCACAT is part of the Chryseobacterium lactis genome and encodes:
- the nadB gene encoding L-aspartate oxidase yields the protein MIKADVLVIGSGISGLSYAIKVSEQLPDAKIIIVTKSDEDESNTKYAQGGLAVVTDFQNDNFEKHIEDTMRAGDGENKRDVVEMVVKEAPSRFNEIVEWGAQFDMKNGKFALGREGGHTENRIVHHKDITGFEIERALLETAKNSPNIEILDHHYVIDIITQHHIPGKELNEGAINCYGAYILDEKSKTIKKITSKITLAATGGAGHVYKNTTNPTIATGDGIAFVARAKGKVSNMQYYQFHPTALYNKIDGMLFLISEAVRGDGAKLRTKRGEKFMQKYDEREELASRDIVARAIDNEMKISGDEYVGLDCREMNQDKFLEHFPNIYKKCKDEGIDPFTQLIPVVPACHYLMGGIEVDRDGQSSIRNLFAVGECTNSGLHGANRLASNSLLEGLVFGHNAAMKTVALLNENNFNFDDLKAVPEWNEEGMKIMDEMVIVSYLRKQLQEMMSDLVGIVRSNKRLAMALQKHQEIAAAVDEIYHYSILSPQLSELRNLTTVAHLIITQSMEMTENKGAFYNKDLA
- a CDS encoding NAD(P)H-dependent oxidoreductase, whose amino-acid sequence is MNYLEALSRRYSVKKFNNQIIPQETLHNILESGKLSASSLGLQPYKIVVVESEEMRQKLIPAFYNPSQISTCSHLIVIISKKTIEENYIRGYFSHISEVRETPLENLDPFKNSISQHINQKTQDEIFNWAEKQSYIVLANLMYAAAIENIDSCPMEGFRQDLIEEILNINPETEKVTVTLALGYRSAEDDFQHMKKVRKPNEKLFKFI